CCAGGTTATCCAAGCGAAGACGGCGAACAACCTAAGAAAGATATTCCAGGTTACCGCTTCGTAGAGACCAAAAAACTTCCAAACGGCGACACAGAACATGTCTACGAAAAAGTGAAGACTAGTCACAAGGATAAAGAAGGGAATGACATTCCAGGTTATCCAAGCGAAGACGGCGAACAACCGAAGAAAGATATCCCAGGTTACCGCTTCGTAGAGACTAAGAAACTTCCAAACGGCGACACAGAGCACGTTTATGAGAAGGTTAAGACCAGTCACAAGGATAAGGAAGGCAATGAAATTCCAGGTTATCCAACCGAAGACGGCCAACAACCGAAGAAAGATATCCCAGGTTACCGCTTCGTAGAGACTAAGAAACTTCCAAACGGTGATACAGAACACGTTTATGAGAAGGTTAAGACCAGTCACAAGGATAAGGAAGGCAATGAAATTCCAGGTTATCCAACAGAAGACGGCGAACAACAGAAGAAAGAAATTCCAGGTTACCGCTTCGTAGAGACTAAGAAACTTCCAAACGGTGACACAGAACACGTTTATGAGAAGGTTAAGACCAGTCATAAGGATAAGGAAGGCAATGAAATTCCAGGTTATCCAACAGAAGACGGCGAACAACCGAAGAAAGATATCCCAGGTTACCGCTTCGTAGAGACTAAGAAACTTCCAAACGGTGACACAGAACATGTTTATGAGAAGGTTAAGACTAGTCATAAGGATAAGGAAGGCAACGAGATTCCAGGCTATCCAAGCGAAGACGGCGAACAACCTAAGAAAGATATTCCAGGCTACCGCTTCGTAGAGACTAAGAAACTTCCAAATGGAGATACAGAGCACATCTACGAAAAAGTGAAGACTAGTCACAAGGATAAGGAAGGGAATGAAATTCCAGGCCACCCAAGCGAAGACGGCGAACAACCTAAGAAAGATATTCCAGGCTACCGCTTCGTAGAGACTAAGAAACTTCCAAACGGCGACACAGAACACGTTTATGAGAAGGTTAAGACTAGTCACAAGGATAAGGAAGGCAACGAGATTCCAGGCTATCCAAGCGAAGACGGCGAACAACCTAAGAAAGATATTCCAGGTTACCGCTTCGTAGAGACTAAGAAACTTCCAAACGGCGACACAGAACACGTTTATGAGAAGGTTAAGACTAGTCACAAGGATAAGGAAGGCAACGAGATTCCAGGCTATCCAAGCGAAGACGGCCAACAACCTAAGAAAGATATTCCAGGTTACCGCTTCGTAGAGACCAAGAAACTTCCAAACGGCGACACAGAACATGTTTATGAGAAGGTTAAGACTAGTCATAAGGATAAGGAAGGCAATGACATTCCAGGCTATCCAAGCGAAGACGGCGAACAACCTAAGAAAGATATTCCAGGTTACCGCTTCGTAGAGACCAAGAAACTTCCAAACGGCGACACAGAACATGTCTACGAAAAAGTTGTTACTACCCCTCAACAAAAACCGATTGAGCAATCTCCAGCTACTAAAGCAACCAAAGAATTACCTAATACTGGTACGGAAGATCATTCGGCTTTGGCAGCTCTAGGAGTACTTGGTTTGATGAGCGGATTTGGACTTGTGTCTCGCAAGAAAAAAGAAGACTAACTCTATACTCGAGATTCTAAGTAGTATCCATTAGTTTCTTAAACAAAAAACCAACTAATCATTAGATTAGTTGGTTTTTGTCTATTCTCGATTTTTCCAAGCTTGGTAGCGGGTGTCAATCAAGAGTTGGGTTAATCGTCCCATGGTTTCTTTTTCTTCGGGAGTGAGGGATTGAGCTTGGACAAAGAGATGGTGAATGTGTTCAATGACCTTGAAGGAAGAAAGATCATTGATAGAGGAGATGCCTGCATCAAGAATGATTCCAAAAAAGAGGTCAAAGTAGAGCTGCAGTTCCGTATCAGGAACTGTTTCAACCCATTCCTTGAAGGTAGTATCAACTTGCTGGCTGTCACTATTGGTCTCGTCTAGTTGGGCAAAGTGTTTGTCTTCAATCTGCCAACTAAAGGTGTCATGCTGGGCAAGACCGCCTAAGGCAGTGCTTCGAACGACGATTTTTTTATCCGGAATTTCCAGCATCATCCCGATGATAGAACCTTGTGGGACAAATACTTTTGTTCTTTCCATCATGTTTTGATAGCCAGGTGTTTCGGTTAGTTCCTTGTGAAGCCCAGGCGCATCAAAAGTATAGACAGAGATAATGTTTTTCTGCAAGTTTGGATCAAGTTGACTGGCAGCATAGACAGCTAGATTGCCCCCTTTTGAGTGTCCTGCTAGGACCACCTTTTGGTTAGGATGTTGAGCAAAGAAGTCCTGTAAATACTGGAGGGCATGTTTTTGAGCTGGAATTTCCTTCATATAGGTCATATGGAAATCTTCTTTCCAACCGATGATACTGTCATCCGTCCCACGAAAAACAAGCAAATAAGTATCGAGACTGATACGATAAGTCATAGCCGCAAACTGTTTTTGCAATTCAGGATCGATATCGTTGATAAAGTCTGAGAGCTTGCAATTTTTAAAGCGTTTGTGTTGAGCGAGCTGATCCAACAACTGGAGACGGTTTTTATTGGTCAACATCGTCGTGTCTCTAGGGATTTGAGGTGCAAGATCTATGAGACGCTGTGGTTCTTGGGTAACTACATCATCAAAAGCAAGGTAGGTTAATTCGGTCAAGGCAAGAACATCTAACTCGTTCACGGGAAGGTCATAAAAGGAATCGTATGCTACATCATTCAAGTAATCAAAAATATTGGCCATAAAAGCTCCTTTCTCTATGTTTATCCTACCACATTTACATAGAATTAGCTAGTAGGCTTGTTTAGCCGCTCTACATAATGACCTAGTAGTTAGGGTTTGATTCAGATATAGAGAAGACAGATTGCTTTTATTTCAACCCCCTAAACGAGCTTGCTTGGATATTTTTGTTATCAATGCCATTTTCCTTTAAAAAATTCTTCATCTCATTTACATCATCAGGCTGACCTGTGATGAGATAGCTGGCTTGATTGCCGTATTCATCAATAGCACGTTTTAAAAATTCTTGACTTTGAGAAAGTTCATCGCTAGTTTTATAAGTAAAATTCGGTGTTTTTTGAGCCAGTTCCTTCATCTCATTATCGAAAATAGTAACTCCTTTGTCAAAATGGTTGAGAATAATTGGTGCTTTACCAGCCCATTCTTTGATAAGGGGGCGTAGAGCAGAAATACCAACATCAGATGCAAAGCAAACTAGTGGCTGATTCGTATCTTTAACGGTTAAAGAGGAATCAAGCCAACTCATCTCAATCTCACTGCCAGTCGGTAAATGTGTCAAGGTTTCCTTAAAGTGGCTACCACTATTATGCGTTAAAATGAGGATTTCATCTTCATCAGGTGTGGAGGCAATGGTTAGCCATCGACTGGTCTGCTCTCCCTTAGCTTCATATTTACTAGCAGTAGACGAGGTATCAGGGAGTGTAAACTTAGCATAAGCCCCAGCTTTCCAGATTTGCTGACTCGGTTTTGTGATATGAATTAAATATAGATCTCCGCTGGGGTTTTCGATGGATTTTATCGATAATGTCTGGCTTCGTCCCAGATAAGCGATGACACTCCAAGTTATAATACATAGCGCTCCAAGTGTTGATAGAATGATAATAAACATTTTTTTACCTCTTTTCATTTTTTATGACTCCTGTTCTTAATTTTATGAATGAATTATAAAATAATTCATTCATATCTTTTCAAAAAATAAAGAAATCCATTCTTTATTTTAGAACTCCTTTAATGAAGTTGGTTGCAAGTATTTCAACAGTTTTGCCAATATCTGGAAAATCTTTTTCCGTGATATGCATATCCATATAGTAAAAAAGATTATAAACCTGTAAAATATCTTGAATCTTTTCTGGCGAGTACCCTTCAGCCTGCATACGATTTGTAAAAGTTTTAACTAGAAACTGATGAAAAGGATTTGCGACTTTGCCTTCTTCCGAGGAATAGTAGCTGTGCAACTCATCTGCGATGGCAGGATTGTACCATTCTGCAAGGATTTTATTGGAAGAAACGAGAGTTCTGGACTGAGCAAATAGTTGACCAATGAGGTCGATCATGTCAATTTCCCAATCCAGTTCTTCGATCATAGCTTGGCGAACACGGTTGTTTTCATCTATATAGATGTCTAGAAAAATAGCTTCTTTACTCTCATAATAGTTATAAAAAGAACCAACTGCAACACCAGCTTGCCTAGCAATTTCTGAAATTCCTGTTGCCTTGTAACCTTTTTTCGAAAAAACTTCATAGGCTGCTGTCTTTAAAGATTGTTTTTTGTCCAATATGATTTAACCTCCTTAGTTTTCATGAATGAATAACTTTGTTCGTTCATTCATATTCTAACAAATCATGGCTAGCTTGTCAATAAGAAGGCTAGATCTATTAAATAAGTTAAAGAAACGCTAACTAAATGAGCACAAAAAGGAAAATATAGGATAAGGCTGGAACTATAATTAAAAATAAGGTATGATATCAGTGGGAATATTCTCTATTTAGCATCTGTTTTCTGATCTGGATTTGGGAAATAGGCTTCTAAACAGTATGAGATACTGATCCGTAAATCTGATATGAAGGGTTTTGATACTTTGAGAAATAACAAAGGAGGAGCGCATGCACAAGATTTTACTAGTAGAAGATGACCAAGTTATTCGGCAACAAGTTGGGAAATTACTCTCTGAGTGGGGTTTTGAGGTCGTTTTGGTAGAGGACTTTATGGAAGTCTTGAGCCTTTTTGTTCAGTCAGAACCTCATTTGGTCCTCATGGATATTGGTCTGCCTCTTTTTAATGGTTACCACTGGTGTCAGGAGATTCGCAAGATTTCCAAGGTACCCATCATGTTTCTGTCTTCGAGAGACCAGGCGATGGATATTGTCATGGCGATCAATATGGGAGCAGATGACTTTGTGACCAAGCCTTTTGACCAGCAGGTCCTCCTTGCCAAGGTTCAGGGCTTGTTGCGCCGTTCCTATGAGTTTGGGCGGGATGAAAGTCTGCTGGAGTATGCGGGTGTGATTCTTAATACCAAGTCTATGGACCTGCACTATCAGGGGGAAGTCCTGAGCTTAACCAAGAATGAATTTCAGATTTTACGAGTCTTGTTTGAACATGCGGGTAATATCGTGGCGCGTGATGACCTGATGCGGGAACTCTGGAATAGCGACTTTTTCATCGACGACAATACCCTGTCTGTCAACGTTGCTCGTTTGCGCAAAAAGTTGGAGGAGCAAGGCTTAGTAGGCTTTATTGAAACCAAGAAAGGGATAGGATACGGACTGAAACATGCTTGATTGGAAATCATTTCTTCTAGCCTATCTGCGTTCTCGCAGTCGCGTTTTTACCTATATTTTTTCATTAGGCTTTCTCGTCCTTCTCTTTCAGTTTTTATTTGCTAGTCTAGGAACTTATTTTCTTTATTTCTTTCTGCTCAGTAGTTTTTTGACCTTCTTATTTTTGGCTTGGGATATATTTGCAGAAGCTCAGGTTTACCGACAGGAAGTACTCTATGCTGAGAGAGACCCAAAGTCTCCTCTGGAATGTGCGCTAG
This window of the Streptococcus sp. D7B5 genome carries:
- a CDS encoding TetR/AcrR family transcriptional regulator, with translation MILDKKQSLKTAAYEVFSKKGYKATGISEIARQAGVAVGSFYNYYESKEAIFLDIYIDENNRVRQAMIEELDWEIDMIDLIGQLFAQSRTLVSSNKILAEWYNPAIADELHSYYSSEEGKVANPFHQFLVKTFTNRMQAEGYSPEKIQDILQVYNLFYYMDMHITEKDFPDIGKTVEILATNFIKGVLK
- a CDS encoding response regulator transcription factor, producing MHKILLVEDDQVIRQQVGKLLSEWGFEVVLVEDFMEVLSLFVQSEPHLVLMDIGLPLFNGYHWCQEIRKISKVPIMFLSSRDQAMDIVMAINMGADDFVTKPFDQQVLLAKVQGLLRRSYEFGRDESLLEYAGVILNTKSMDLHYQGEVLSLTKNEFQILRVLFEHAGNIVARDDLMRELWNSDFFIDDNTLSVNVARLRKKLEEQGLVGFIETKKGIGYGLKHA
- a CDS encoding ferredoxin reductase, producing the protein MKRGKKMFIIILSTLGALCIITWSVIAYLGRSQTLSIKSIENPSGDLYLIHITKPSQQIWKAGAYAKFTLPDTSSTASKYEAKGEQTSRWLTIASTPDEDEILILTHNSGSHFKETLTHLPTGSEIEMSWLDSSLTVKDTNQPLVCFASDVGISALRPLIKEWAGKAPIILNHFDKGVTIFDNEMKELAQKTPNFTYKTSDELSQSQEFLKRAIDEYGNQASYLITGQPDDVNEMKNFLKENGIDNKNIQASSFRGLK
- a CDS encoding DUF2974 domain-containing protein is translated as MANIFDYLNDVAYDSFYDLPVNELDVLALTELTYLAFDDVVTQEPQRLIDLAPQIPRDTTMLTNKNRLQLLDQLAQHKRFKNCKLSDFINDIDPELQKQFAAMTYRISLDTYLLVFRGTDDSIIGWKEDFHMTYMKEIPAQKHALQYLQDFFAQHPNQKVVLAGHSKGGNLAVYAASQLDPNLQKNIISVYTFDAPGLHKELTETPGYQNMMERTKVFVPQGSIIGMMLEIPDKKIVVRSTALGGLAQHDTFSWQIEDKHFAQLDETNSDSQQVDTTFKEWVETVPDTELQLYFDLFFGIILDAGISSINDLSSFKVIEHIHHLFVQAQSLTPEEKETMGRLTQLLIDTRYQAWKNRE